Proteins encoded by one window of Culicoides brevitarsis isolate CSIRO-B50_1 chromosome 2, AGI_CSIRO_Cbre_v1, whole genome shotgun sequence:
- the LOC134829498 gene encoding transcription factor Sox-19a-like: MDYGKRNMNNSLKNDSVVFGSQLIDQNSSTPYSDATQTKKHSPGHIKRPMNPFMVWSQIERRKICEVTPDMHNAVISKSLGARWKALSESEKQPFIDEAERLRKLHQQEYPSYKYRPKKKQTKSSTAAKSSSTSQNPLMSSSTKKGKRNGVVYSGRVNKNDSNNNKNSSGSNSSNHSNSKLKIKLALETTDSYNVINEATISPRGQHLSVFPNQNSPNSPESAAYYEENSLVSPEPSMTEQRIPLFDTDLNCLDYSSIEERSIINTYDTTAEDILSSSALRINQSISSDISNVGQTKFYIGGPYTDDECVTLKDSTTSSKFLFDTESVNEYLTSSAVDMEPNLNTHNRLNMKCIISNDINSTVTLNSNVLCGIDHYNLNNDQIQASASNGLLANANINGYCNFTAKTENTMVIDDLFGGIGTNDFTELDLNQFESTSSCSGSHLDFSGISTQDVLSECGIPISSFNSL; encoded by the coding sequence acAAAGAAACACAGTCCAGGCCACATAAAAAGACCAATGAACCCTTTCATGGTATGGAGTCAAATTGAACGTCGCAAAATATGTGAAGTAACTCCAGACATGCACAATGCTGTCATTTCCAAAAGCTTAGGTGCTCGATGGAAAGCGTTAAGCGAATCTGAAAAGCAACCCTTCATTGATGAGGCGGAACGTTTACGCAAATTGCACCAACAAGAGTACCCATCTTACAAATACCGTCctaaaaagaaacaaacaaaaagttcTACAGCAgcaaaatcatcatcaacttCACAAAACCCATTGATGTCTAGTAGTACTAAAAAGGGAAAACGTAACGGGGTCGTTTATAGTGGAcgtgttaataaaaatgattcaaataacaacaaaaatagtaGCGGCTCAAATAGTTCAAATCACTCtaattcaaaactaaaaataaaacttgctCTAGAAACAACAGACTCTTACAATGTTATAAATGAGGCAACTATTAGTCCCCGCGGACAACATCTTAGCGTATTTCCTAATCAAAATTCTCCCAACTCACCTGAAAGTGCCGCCTACTATGAGGAAAACTCATTGGTCTCACCAGAACCATCAATGACAGAACAAAGAATTCCTCTTTTTGACACTGATCTAAATTGTTTGGATTACTCGTCCATTGAAGAGCGATCAATTATAAATACGTATGACACAACCGCAGAAGATATTCTTTCAAGTTCAGCACTACGCATCAATCAATCTATCTCCTCAGATATTAGCAATGTTGGACAAACTAAATTTTACATAGGAGGTCCATACACTGATGATGAATGTGTAACCCTTAAAGATTCTACCACATCATCCAAGTTCTTATTTGATACAGAAAGTGTCAACGAATATTTAACAAGCTCAGCAGTTGACATGGAACCAAATTTAAATACGCATAATAGATTGAATATGAAATGTATTATAAGCAATGACATAAACTCCACCGTAACTTTAAATAGTAATGTATTATGTGGTATAGATCATTATAACTTAAACAATGATCAAATCCAGGCTTCAGCATCAAATGGTCTTCTTGCTAATGCAAACATAAATGGATACTGCAACTTTACTGCCAAAACGGAAAATACTATGGTAATAGACGATTTATTTGGAGGTATAGGTACGAACGATTTCACTGAGTTGGACTTGAATCAATTTGAATCAACAAGCTCTTGTTCAGGTAGTCATTTGGACTTTTCCGGTATCAGTACTCAAGACGTACTTTCAGAATGTGGTATTCCAATCAGTAGTTTTAACtctctataa